In a single window of the Micromonospora inositola genome:
- a CDS encoding DUF742 domain-containing protein: MTPEVAGEEPDPEPDVRIRPYLRSPSPAGEPAPSAPPYPGDEAEGDAGEPAGPRPFVLTAGRVAGADPAIGLETQVTARPASGSWAVSSRLTPELQAIVALCADPISVAEISARTRMHFGVTRVLVGDLRAAGHLDVHVGGAGALDPDIIRRLIDGLRAIS, encoded by the coding sequence ATGACCCCGGAGGTGGCAGGCGAGGAACCAGATCCGGAACCTGACGTCCGGATCCGTCCCTACCTGCGGTCGCCGTCCCCGGCCGGCGAGCCGGCGCCCTCGGCCCCGCCGTACCCCGGCGACGAGGCCGAGGGGGACGCCGGAGAGCCGGCGGGGCCGCGTCCGTTCGTGCTGACCGCCGGGCGGGTGGCCGGCGCCGACCCGGCGATCGGGCTGGAGACCCAGGTGACCGCCCGGCCGGCGAGCGGGTCGTGGGCGGTGTCGTCCCGGCTCACCCCGGAGCTCCAGGCCATCGTGGCGCTCTGCGCCGACCCGATCTCGGTCGCCGAGATCTCCGCCCGGACGCGGATGCACTTCGGCGTGACCCGGGTGCTGGTCGGTGACCTGCGGGCCGCCGGCCACCTCGACGTGCACGTGGGCGGCGCCGGAGCCCTCGACCCCGACATCATCCGGCGACTGATTGACGGACTCCGTGCGATCTCCTGA
- a CDS encoding roadblock/LC7 domain-containing protein: MTSPFLHDNVDHQHSGELSPEARTFNWLLDSFTSSTAGVMEAIAVSSDGLLMAMSAIKDRSNAERLAAVVSGMTSLAGGAASWYALGGLNRVIVDMAEGYLLISAISSGSVLGVVADRSANLGTVAYEMTLFAGRAGGALSPRLIAELKNAVQQ, from the coding sequence GTGACCAGTCCCTTCCTGCATGACAACGTCGACCACCAACACAGCGGGGAACTCAGCCCGGAGGCCCGCACCTTCAACTGGCTCCTCGACTCGTTCACCTCCAGCACGGCCGGCGTGATGGAGGCGATCGCGGTCTCCTCGGACGGGCTGCTGATGGCGATGTCCGCCATCAAGGACCGGTCCAACGCCGAACGGCTCGCCGCCGTGGTCTCCGGAATGACCAGCCTGGCCGGGGGCGCGGCCAGCTGGTACGCGCTCGGCGGTTTGAACCGGGTGATCGTCGACATGGCCGAGGGCTACCTGCTGATCAGCGCGATCAGCAGCGGCTCGGTGCTCGGCGTGGTCGCCGACCGGTCGGCCAACCTCGGCACGGTGGCGTACGAGATGACCCTCTTCGCCGGCCGGGCCGGCGGCGCCCTGAGCCCACGGCTCATCGCCGAGCTGAAGAACGCCGTGCAGCAATGA
- a CDS encoding sensor histidine kinase, translating to MLLGRLRIRGKLALLVIIPLLSMVGLAVPVVLDRVAAAQRAGDTAATVRVVSRIGSLVQDLQQERLLSVGLLLGRVTRTELIQKSAAVDDRVADLRADRLPDRVAAALDGLRRLADLRTAVLAGKATPTQIMDAFGPVDMALIEALRLPFQVDTSTSAGRQVLALDALLRTDEALGACATLIVLVKTTGDPRVAAAYIACMAALQVDNQRFRGLITAEQYKLAQLDDAAVAARTSPTFQTDSAKDPVAAIAAVPLDALFPSVRSMITLGQFVEKKIVADVIAETSTDQRDALTAAWLVGGAATLILLVVVLLSMAVARTVARPLTRLTRSADRVARVAEAELVRVVDDESEAAQPVRLDPVGVRSRDEIGDLARAFEQVQSTAARLVERQVAGRRNVAQMFGHVGRRTENLVGRQIALIDRLERQETDPGRLEHLYRLDHITSRLRRNAGSLVVLSGAAGTDEHVAPVQLADVVRLALGEIEDYTRIDVQVPPGVSAAPATVGDLVLALAELMENATVFSPPHTRVVVGGELTDGGARLIVVDRGIGMTEERLAEENARLTRRERLDLAPTEVLGLFVVGRLARRHGWTVDLAPTAGGGTTARLEIPAALLLIRRPERAGATVARATVPPRDRRGLRAPARPGRALTAAGVPAAVEDHPGFDPVLLSRATRSLETAESWNAFDAATEPVEGVAPPSDRPPPAPPLAAPPLAAPPLAAPPLATGPFVGTGFAAAPEVTAAAAERSAAPVEPTPVRPRLSRRVPGANLAVAPSQAPVASQHPGDPAEVRHLITEFEAGVARALREVGPDHHRHEEGSSR from the coding sequence ATGCTGCTCGGTAGGCTCCGGATCCGGGGCAAGCTCGCCCTGCTGGTGATCATCCCGCTGCTCAGCATGGTCGGGCTGGCCGTGCCGGTGGTGCTCGACCGGGTGGCCGCCGCCCAGCGGGCCGGCGACACCGCCGCCACCGTCCGGGTCGTGAGCCGGATCGGCAGCCTCGTCCAGGACCTCCAGCAGGAGCGGTTGCTCTCGGTCGGGCTGCTGCTCGGTCGGGTGACCCGGACGGAGCTGATCCAGAAGTCGGCGGCCGTCGACGACCGGGTCGCCGACCTGCGGGCGGACCGCCTCCCGGACCGGGTCGCCGCCGCCCTCGACGGCCTACGCAGGCTGGCCGACCTGCGCACCGCCGTGCTGGCCGGGAAGGCGACGCCGACGCAGATCATGGACGCCTTCGGGCCGGTCGACATGGCGCTGATCGAGGCGCTGCGGCTGCCGTTTCAGGTGGACACCAGCACCTCGGCCGGGCGGCAGGTGCTGGCGCTGGACGCCCTGCTCCGCACCGACGAGGCGCTGGGCGCCTGCGCCACCCTGATCGTGCTGGTGAAAACGACCGGCGACCCGAGGGTGGCGGCCGCCTACATCGCCTGCATGGCCGCGCTCCAGGTGGACAACCAGCGGTTCCGCGGCCTGATCACCGCGGAGCAGTACAAGCTGGCGCAGCTCGACGACGCGGCGGTGGCGGCCCGGACCAGCCCGACGTTCCAGACCGACAGCGCGAAGGACCCGGTCGCGGCGATCGCCGCGGTGCCGCTGGACGCGCTCTTCCCCTCGGTCCGCTCGATGATCACCCTCGGCCAGTTCGTGGAGAAGAAGATCGTCGCGGACGTCATCGCCGAGACCAGCACCGACCAGCGGGACGCGCTCACTGCGGCCTGGCTGGTCGGCGGGGCGGCCACCCTGATCCTGCTGGTCGTGGTGCTGCTCAGCATGGCCGTCGCACGGACGGTGGCCCGGCCGTTGACCCGCCTCACCCGCTCCGCCGACCGGGTCGCCCGGGTCGCCGAGGCCGAGCTGGTCCGGGTGGTCGACGACGAGTCGGAGGCCGCCCAACCGGTCCGGCTCGACCCGGTCGGCGTCCGGTCCCGGGACGAGATCGGCGACCTGGCCCGCGCCTTCGAACAGGTGCAGAGCACCGCGGCCCGGCTGGTCGAACGGCAGGTGGCCGGCCGGCGCAACGTGGCGCAGATGTTCGGCCACGTCGGCCGGCGTACGGAGAACCTGGTCGGTCGGCAGATCGCGCTGATCGACCGCCTGGAACGGCAGGAGACCGACCCGGGACGGCTGGAGCACCTGTACCGGCTCGACCACATCACCAGCCGGCTGCGCCGCAACGCCGGCAGCCTGGTGGTGCTCTCCGGCGCGGCCGGCACCGACGAGCACGTCGCCCCGGTGCAGCTCGCCGACGTGGTCCGGTTGGCGCTCGGCGAGATCGAGGACTACACCCGGATCGACGTGCAGGTCCCGCCGGGAGTGTCGGCGGCGCCCGCCACCGTCGGCGACCTGGTGCTCGCGCTGGCCGAGCTGATGGAGAACGCCACCGTCTTCTCCCCGCCGCACACCCGGGTGGTGGTGGGCGGCGAACTGACCGACGGCGGTGCGCGGCTGATCGTGGTGGACCGGGGCATCGGCATGACCGAGGAGCGGCTCGCCGAGGAGAACGCCCGGCTCACCCGGCGGGAACGGCTCGACCTGGCCCCGACCGAGGTGCTCGGGCTATTCGTGGTCGGCCGGCTGGCCCGCCGGCACGGCTGGACGGTGGACCTCGCCCCGACCGCGGGCGGCGGGACGACCGCCCGGCTGGAGATCCCCGCCGCGCTGCTGTTGATCCGGCGGCCAGAGCGGGCCGGCGCCACGGTCGCCCGGGCCACCGTGCCGCCCCGGGACCGGCGGGGGCTCCGCGCACCGGCCCGCCCGGGTCGGGCACTCACCGCCGCCGGAGTCCCGGCGGCGGTCGAGGACCACCCGGGCTTCGACCCGGTGCTGCTCAGCCGGGCCACCCGCAGCCTGGAGACCGCGGAGTCGTGGAACGCCTTCGACGCCGCGACCGAGCCGGTCGAAGGGGTGGCTCCGCCGAGCGATCGCCCACCGCCCGCACCCCCGCTCGCCGCACCCCCGCTCGCCGCACCCCCGCTCGCCGCACCCCCGCTCGCCACCGGGCCCTTCGTGGGCACCGGTTTCGCCGCCGCCCCGGAGGTGACCGCCGCGGCGGCCGAGCGGAGCGCCGCCCCGGTCGAGCCCACCCCTGTCCGGCCCCGGCTGAGCCGGCGGGTACCCGGGGCGAACCTGGCCGTCGCCCCGTCCCAGGCGCCAGTCGCCAGCCAGCACCCCGGAGACCCGGCCGAGGTCCGCCACCTCATCACCGAGTTCGAGGCGGGCGTCGCCCGCGCGCTGCGCGAAGTCGGTCCAGACCACCACCGCCACGAAGAGGGATCATCACGGTGA
- a CDS encoding alpha/beta fold hydrolase has product MRSPLSAARVRRALATRRRRVVAASVVVVLAAAVVWAARPERPAFRTESATVTVRSGPSGDQPVDLDTTLYLPENASAHRKVPAVLLAHGFGGTKESVRSDAEDLVERGYAVLTWTARGFGRSGGEIHLDSPDYEVRDAQRLLDRLAARPEIRTDAAGDPRVGVVGGSYGGGLALLLAAQDPRVDAIVPMITWNDLSRAFLPESTGKAPTEGVFKKGWAGIFFGGGGSTGSGPAGVSGATAAQPEGAPASAGAPSPQPGAGPGTGPGRAPAGAADPSCGRFAADVCAAYLRIATTGRADAEAVDLLRRSSPAGVLDRVKAPTLLVQGEADTLFPLGEADANARGIAATGTPVRVAWFTGGHDGGAGPTSDSDRVKFLTAQWLDHYVKGEGAAPGEGFTFSRIAGFDALDRGLVATGYRTADYPGVTGDARREVAVTGPTQQIANPPNGNPAAISAVPFAGALGSLLDGVAGDIPGQHTRFESAPLDEAVDVVGSPTVRIRAASPTGEAVLFVKLYDVDPNGAATLPDGLVAPVRLTGLPKTVDAAQPVTVTLPAIVRRVEAGHRLRVVVATSDQAYATPPEPTVYTVAPGGGALSLPTVDGEPIPTTATVWRWILVGLLAAIAVGLVVVVLVARRRHRRQDSSVHPEYAGIPLAVRQLRKEYADGFVAVSNVDFEVHPGQVVGLLGPNGAGKTTTLRVLMGLTQPTAGEIYVFGHRLVPGSPVLSRIGALVEGPGFLPHLSGLENLKAYWRATGRPWDDAHFDEALEIAGLGSSVHRRTKNYSHGMRQRLAIAQAMLGLPELLVLDEPTDGLDPPQIAEMRRVLQRYATDGRAVLVSSHLLAEVEQTCTHAVVVNKGRIVASGPVEEIVGDSPSVLFEVTDPDAARTVLDRLHGVRVLPDGDGGLVVDTNGTARSEVVAELVRAGIGVDRVVPRRRLEDAFLALVGENSRGSGDR; this is encoded by the coding sequence ATGAGATCACCGCTGTCGGCCGCGCGGGTCCGGCGTGCTCTGGCCACCCGCCGACGCCGCGTCGTGGCCGCGTCGGTGGTGGTCGTCCTGGCGGCCGCCGTGGTCTGGGCGGCCCGGCCGGAGCGGCCCGCCTTTCGGACCGAGTCGGCGACGGTGACCGTCCGGTCCGGACCGTCCGGCGACCAGCCGGTCGACCTGGACACCACGCTCTACCTGCCCGAGAACGCCTCCGCCCACCGGAAGGTGCCGGCGGTGCTGCTGGCGCACGGCTTCGGCGGCACCAAGGAGTCCGTCCGCTCCGACGCCGAGGACCTGGTCGAGCGCGGGTACGCGGTGCTGACCTGGACCGCGCGGGGCTTCGGCCGCAGCGGCGGCGAGATCCACCTGGACAGCCCGGACTACGAGGTGCGGGACGCGCAACGCCTGCTCGACCGGCTCGCCGCCCGGCCGGAGATCCGTACCGACGCCGCCGGTGACCCCCGGGTCGGCGTGGTCGGCGGCTCGTACGGCGGCGGCCTGGCCCTGCTGCTCGCCGCCCAGGACCCCCGGGTCGACGCGATCGTCCCGATGATCACCTGGAACGACCTGTCCCGTGCCTTCCTGCCGGAGAGCACCGGGAAGGCGCCCACCGAGGGCGTGTTCAAGAAGGGCTGGGCCGGCATCTTCTTCGGTGGCGGGGGCTCCACCGGCTCGGGACCGGCCGGCGTCTCCGGCGCCACCGCCGCCCAGCCGGAGGGGGCACCGGCGTCGGCCGGCGCGCCCAGCCCGCAGCCCGGCGCGGGCCCCGGCACCGGTCCCGGGCGCGCACCGGCCGGCGCCGCCGATCCGTCCTGCGGCCGGTTCGCCGCCGACGTCTGCGCCGCGTACCTGCGGATCGCCACCACCGGCCGGGCCGACGCCGAGGCGGTGGACCTGCTGCGCCGCTCCTCCCCGGCCGGCGTGCTCGACCGGGTCAAGGCGCCCACCCTGCTGGTGCAGGGGGAGGCGGACACCCTCTTCCCGCTCGGCGAGGCGGACGCCAACGCGCGGGGAATCGCCGCCACCGGCACCCCGGTGCGGGTCGCCTGGTTCACCGGCGGCCACGACGGCGGCGCGGGGCCGACCAGCGATTCCGACCGGGTGAAGTTCCTGACCGCGCAGTGGCTCGACCACTACGTCAAGGGGGAGGGCGCGGCGCCGGGCGAGGGCTTCACCTTCTCCCGGATCGCCGGCTTCGACGCGCTGGACCGGGGTCTGGTGGCCACCGGCTACCGCACCGCCGACTACCCGGGGGTGACCGGAGACGCCCGTCGCGAGGTCGCGGTCACCGGCCCGACCCAGCAGATCGCCAACCCGCCGAACGGCAATCCGGCCGCGATCTCCGCGGTGCCGTTCGCCGGGGCGCTGGGCTCGCTGCTGGACGGGGTGGCCGGCGACATCCCCGGCCAGCACACCCGGTTCGAGTCCGCGCCGCTGGACGAGGCGGTGGACGTGGTCGGCTCGCCGACGGTCCGGATCCGGGCGGCGTCGCCGACCGGCGAGGCGGTGCTCTTCGTCAAGCTCTACGACGTCGACCCGAACGGCGCCGCCACGCTGCCCGACGGCCTGGTCGCCCCGGTCCGCCTCACCGGCCTGCCGAAGACCGTCGACGCGGCCCAGCCGGTCACGGTCACGCTGCCGGCGATCGTCCGCCGGGTCGAGGCCGGGCACCGGCTGCGGGTCGTCGTGGCGACCTCCGACCAGGCGTACGCCACGCCGCCCGAGCCGACGGTCTACACGGTCGCCCCCGGCGGCGGCGCGCTGAGCCTGCCGACCGTCGACGGCGAGCCGATCCCCACCACCGCCACGGTCTGGCGCTGGATCCTGGTCGGGCTGCTCGCCGCGATCGCGGTCGGGCTCGTCGTGGTCGTCCTGGTCGCCCGCCGTCGGCACCGCCGCCAGGACAGCTCCGTCCACCCGGAGTACGCGGGCATCCCGCTCGCCGTCCGCCAGCTCCGCAAGGAGTACGCGGACGGCTTCGTCGCGGTCTCCAACGTGGACTTCGAGGTGCACCCCGGCCAGGTGGTCGGCCTGCTCGGCCCGAACGGCGCCGGCAAGACCACCACCCTGCGGGTGCTGATGGGCCTGACCCAGCCGACGGCCGGGGAGATCTACGTCTTCGGGCACCGGCTGGTGCCCGGCTCGCCGGTGCTCTCCCGGATCGGCGCGCTGGTGGAGGGGCCCGGCTTCCTGCCGCACCTGTCCGGCCTGGAGAACCTGAAGGCGTACTGGCGGGCGACCGGGCGGCCCTGGGACGACGCGCACTTCGACGAGGCGCTGGAGATCGCCGGCCTGGGCTCCTCGGTGCACCGGCGGACCAAGAACTACAGCCACGGCATGCGCCAGCGGCTGGCCATCGCGCAGGCCATGCTCGGCCTGCCGGAGCTGCTGGTGCTGGACGAGCCGACCGACGGGCTGGACCCGCCGCAGATCGCCGAGATGCGCCGGGTGCTCCAGCGGTACGCCACCGACGGCCGCGCGGTGCTGGTCTCCAGCCACCTGCTGGCCGAGGTGGAGCAGACCTGCACCCACGCGGTGGTGGTGAACAAGGGCCGGATCGTGGCGTCCGGCCCGGTGGAGGAGATCGTCGGCGACTCGCCGAGCGTGCTGTTCGAGGTGACCGACCCGGACGCCGCCCGCACGGTGCTGGACCGGCTGCACGGGGTCCGGGTGCTGCCCGACGGCGACGGCGGGCTGGTGGTGGACACCAACGGCACCGCGCGCAGCGAGGTGGTGGCGGAGCTGGTCCGGGCCGGCATCGGGGTGGACCGGGTGGTGCCCCGGCGCCGCCTGGAGGACGCGTTCCTCGCCCTGGTCGGCGAGAACTCTCGGGGAAGCGGGGACCGGTGA
- a CDS encoding ABC transporter permease, producing the protein MAGSSVGSRDAAGAVGPGGAAAGYRPSATLPFAAEFRRQASRRRTQLALGFMVLLPLIILVAFQFDSGGDENNGRNEFGSLVDLATSGGLNFTLFSIFVSASFLLVVVVALFCGDTVASEASWGSLRYLLAVPVPRARLLTVKLLIALAYSALALLLLAGTALLAGTLRYGWSPLRSQVSAELAPGEGLLRLLAVLGYLAVVLLVVAGLAFLLSVTTDAALGAVGGAVLLWILSSILDQITALGGLRAFLPTHFSSAWLGLLSTPVQTDDVVRGAISAIGYATLFWGLAFWRFTRKDVTS; encoded by the coding sequence ATGGCAGGCTCTTCGGTCGGGTCGCGGGACGCGGCGGGCGCGGTCGGTCCGGGCGGGGCGGCGGCGGGCTACCGGCCGTCGGCCACCCTGCCGTTCGCGGCGGAGTTCCGCCGGCAGGCGTCGCGGCGGCGTACCCAGCTGGCGCTCGGGTTCATGGTGCTGCTGCCGTTGATCATCCTGGTCGCGTTCCAGTTCGACTCCGGTGGCGACGAGAACAACGGGCGGAACGAGTTCGGCAGCCTGGTCGACCTGGCCACCTCGGGCGGGCTCAACTTCACCCTCTTCTCGATCTTCGTGTCGGCGTCGTTCCTGCTGGTCGTGGTGGTGGCGCTGTTCTGCGGGGACACGGTGGCCAGCGAGGCGAGCTGGGGCAGCCTGCGCTACCTGCTGGCCGTCCCGGTGCCCCGGGCCCGGCTGCTCACCGTGAAGCTGCTGATCGCGCTCGCGTACTCGGCGCTGGCCCTGCTGCTGCTCGCGGGCACGGCGCTGCTCGCCGGCACCCTCCGGTACGGCTGGTCGCCGCTGCGCAGCCAGGTCTCCGCCGAGCTGGCGCCCGGCGAGGGGCTGCTGCGGCTGCTGGCGGTGCTCGGCTACCTGGCGGTTGTCCTGCTGGTGGTGGCCGGGCTGGCGTTCCTGCTCTCGGTGACCACGGACGCCGCGCTCGGCGCGGTCGGCGGCGCGGTGCTGCTCTGGATCCTTTCCAGCATCCTGGACCAGATCACCGCGCTCGGCGGCCTGCGCGCCTTCCTGCCGACCCACTTCAGCAGTGCCTGGCTGGGGCTGCTATCCACGCCGGTGCAGACCGACGACGTGGTCCGGGGCGCCATCTCGGCGATCGGCTACGCCACCCTCTTCTGGGGGCTGGCCTTCTGGCGCTTCACCCGCAAGGACGTCACGAGCTGA
- a CDS encoding ArsR/SmtB family transcription factor, which produces MELHEPELRDVPVTAVLAALADDVRLRIVRVLAAGGDHVCGTFELGVSKATRSHHLKVLREAGLTRTRVAGTSRYVRLRRDELDRLYPGLLDAVLTAPTRSRPA; this is translated from the coding sequence ATGGAGCTGCACGAACCTGAACTGCGCGACGTACCGGTCACCGCCGTGCTCGCGGCGCTGGCCGACGACGTACGGCTGCGGATCGTGCGCGTCCTGGCCGCCGGCGGCGACCACGTCTGCGGCACCTTCGAGCTTGGGGTCTCCAAGGCCACCCGGAGCCACCACCTCAAGGTGCTGCGCGAGGCCGGCCTGACGCGGACCCGGGTCGCCGGCACCAGCCGGTACGTCCGGCTGCGCCGCGACGAACTGGACCGCCTCTACCCCGGCCTGCTCGATGCGGTCCTCACCGCACCCACCCGCTCCCGACCTGCGTGA
- a CDS encoding DMT family transporter, with protein sequence MRSRHAAFLPLFAVLSWGVMFPVLASALARVDALNLTTARYVLATAVLLALLLAREGLAALRSGGRAVEVVALGVLGFAGFNVLTNLALGHAAPQQIALFVATTPLVTQLVRWVRDGVRPRPVLLGFSLLALVGVGLVITRGRLDGLGQFGVGGLLMIGAVLGWAVYTHGASRFTGWSPLRYTTLTAVAGTAAMLAASLAADLAGWQHLPAAADLVAVAPQLAYAVLVAAVLAVLAWNTGVQRLGAADAALFMNLVPVTTFVVQTARGYRPGAVELVGATLTIAALVAANLATRSRAATVPAPVAVTDRPAVVEPIAVVAR encoded by the coding sequence ATGCGCTCTCGTCACGCCGCCTTCCTCCCGCTCTTCGCGGTGCTCAGCTGGGGTGTCATGTTCCCGGTCCTGGCCAGCGCCCTCGCCCGGGTCGACGCGCTGAACCTCACCACCGCCCGGTACGTCCTCGCGACCGCCGTCCTGCTCGCCCTGCTGCTGGCCCGGGAGGGCCTGGCCGCCCTGCGCTCCGGCGGCCGGGCGGTCGAGGTGGTGGCGCTCGGCGTGCTCGGCTTCGCCGGGTTCAACGTGCTGACCAACCTGGCGCTCGGGCACGCCGCCCCGCAGCAGATCGCCCTCTTCGTCGCCACCACCCCGCTGGTCACCCAGCTGGTCCGCTGGGTCCGGGACGGCGTACGCCCCCGCCCGGTGCTGCTCGGGTTCTCGCTGCTCGCCCTCGTCGGCGTCGGTCTGGTGATCACCCGCGGCCGGCTCGACGGGCTGGGCCAGTTCGGCGTCGGCGGACTGCTGATGATCGGCGCGGTGCTCGGCTGGGCCGTCTACACCCACGGCGCGAGCCGGTTCACCGGCTGGTCCCCGCTGCGCTACACCACGCTCACCGCGGTCGCCGGGACCGCCGCGATGCTCGCCGCCAGCCTCGCCGCCGACCTCGCCGGCTGGCAGCACCTGCCGGCCGCCGCCGACCTCGTCGCGGTCGCCCCGCAGCTGGCGTACGCCGTGCTCGTCGCCGCTGTCCTCGCGGTACTCGCCTGGAACACCGGGGTGCAGCGGCTCGGCGCGGCCGACGCCGCCCTGTTCATGAACCTGGTCCCGGTGACCACCTTCGTGGTGCAGACCGCCCGGGGCTACCGGCCCGGCGCGGTGGAACTGGTCGGCGCGACCCTGACCATCGCCGCCCTGGTCGCCGCCAACCTGGCCACCCGCTCCCGCGCCGCCACCGTGCCTGCCCCCGTGGCGGTCACCGACCGGCCGGCCGTCGTCGAGCCGATCGCCGTGGTGGCGCGCTGA
- the thrC gene encoding threonine synthase, with amino-acid sequence MTSTLPAASGIDTTLSPARALVCRACSARYPLAAQHACYECFGPLEVDYDAAALAAVTREQIEAGPKNLWRYAALLPAGQDPATRVTVDPGLTPLVAAPHLAAELGVTAPLWVKDDSANPTHSFKDRVVSVALTVARALGFTRFACASTGNLANSVAAHAARAGAPSVVFIPSDLEQGKVVTTAVYGGELVAVDGSYDDVNRLCGELVETDEFEDTAFVNVNVRPYYAEGSKTLGYEVVEQLGWRIPAQVVIPMASGELLTKIDKAFSELVEIGLVEAPAGGWKVFGAQSAGCNPIATALHADSDAITPVKPTGIAKSLNIGDPAAGLYALEAVRRTGGWMEYADDDEIRAGIRLLARTTGVFAETAGGVTVAVLRKLVESGRLDPTAETVVFNTGEGLKTIDAVAAEVGPTHRIKPSLRAARDAGLLA; translated from the coding sequence ATGACGTCGACGCTTCCCGCCGCTTCCGGCATCGACACCACCCTCAGCCCGGCCCGCGCCCTGGTCTGTCGCGCCTGTTCCGCGCGCTACCCGCTGGCCGCCCAGCACGCCTGCTACGAGTGTTTCGGCCCGCTGGAGGTCGACTACGACGCCGCCGCGCTCGCCGCCGTCACCCGCGAGCAGATCGAGGCCGGCCCGAAGAACCTCTGGCGGTACGCTGCCCTGCTCCCCGCCGGCCAGGACCCGGCCACCCGGGTGACCGTGGACCCGGGGCTCACCCCGCTGGTCGCCGCCCCGCACCTCGCCGCGGAGCTGGGCGTCACCGCCCCGCTCTGGGTCAAGGACGACAGCGCCAACCCCACCCACTCGTTCAAGGACCGGGTGGTGTCGGTGGCGCTGACCGTCGCCCGGGCGCTCGGCTTCACCCGGTTCGCCTGCGCCTCCACCGGCAACCTGGCCAACTCGGTGGCCGCGCACGCCGCCCGGGCCGGGGCGCCGTCGGTGGTCTTCATCCCCAGCGACCTGGAGCAGGGCAAGGTGGTGACCACCGCCGTCTACGGCGGCGAGCTGGTCGCCGTCGACGGCTCGTACGACGACGTGAACCGGCTCTGCGGGGAGCTGGTGGAGACCGACGAGTTCGAGGACACCGCGTTCGTCAACGTCAACGTCCGGCCGTACTACGCGGAGGGGTCGAAGACCCTCGGGTACGAGGTGGTCGAGCAGCTCGGCTGGCGAATCCCCGCCCAGGTGGTGATCCCGATGGCCAGCGGCGAACTCCTCACCAAGATCGACAAGGCGTTCTCCGAGCTGGTCGAGATCGGCCTGGTCGAGGCGCCGGCCGGCGGCTGGAAGGTCTTCGGCGCCCAGTCGGCCGGCTGCAACCCGATCGCCACCGCGCTGCACGCCGACAGCGACGCCATCACCCCGGTCAAGCCGACCGGCATCGCCAAGTCGCTGAACATCGGCGATCCGGCCGCCGGCCTCTACGCCCTGGAGGCCGTCCGGCGCACCGGCGGCTGGATGGAGTACGCCGACGACGACGAGATCCGCGCCGGCATCCGGCTGCTCGCCCGGACCACCGGCGTCTTCGCCGAGACCGCCGGCGGGGTGACCGTCGCGGTGCTGCGCAAGCTGGTCGAGTCCGGCCGGCTCGACCCCACGGCGGAGACGGTCGTCTTCAACACCGGCGAGGGCCTGAAGACCATCGACGCCGTCGCCGCCGAGGTCGGCCCCACCCACCGCATCAAGCCCTCCCTCCGCGCCGCCCGCGACGCCGGTCTCCTCGCCTGA
- a CDS encoding GNAT family N-acetyltransferase, with protein sequence MGITIAPFDAADQAAIDEAYRIGAAANEADLPDFPPFCRQRFDAAIRHPMPGNAPRWALARLDGVPAGYLVLDLPQLDNTDNSTADLVVHPAYRRRGVGRALHEHCLRLLGEHGRKRVMGMAVSALPGGVARPEAGGAFAATMGARPVLAEVRRRLATGRLDHAALDALAADARAHATGYRTVRWQGDTPEEYAADVAYLDGRLMTDAPLGELEWEPEQVDVARLRGTERALDARGRRRYHHAAVHAATGRVVAWTLIDLGPSADWHAFQQITIVDPAHRGHRLGLLTKVENLRWVLGHEPALRVIDTWNAAENRHMITINEQLGFRPVDAWTDWQLTL encoded by the coding sequence ATGGGCATCACGATCGCGCCGTTCGACGCCGCCGACCAGGCCGCGATCGACGAGGCGTACCGGATCGGGGCGGCGGCCAACGAGGCGGACCTGCCGGACTTCCCGCCGTTCTGCCGGCAGCGCTTCGACGCCGCGATCCGACATCCGATGCCGGGCAACGCGCCGCGCTGGGCGCTGGCCCGGCTCGACGGTGTGCCGGCCGGCTACCTGGTGCTGGACCTGCCGCAACTCGACAACACCGACAACTCGACCGCCGACCTGGTCGTGCATCCGGCGTACCGGCGGCGGGGCGTCGGCCGGGCCCTGCACGAGCACTGCCTGCGGCTGCTGGGTGAGCACGGCCGCAAGCGGGTGATGGGGATGGCGGTCTCGGCGCTGCCCGGGGGCGTCGCCCGACCGGAGGCCGGCGGCGCCTTCGCCGCCACGATGGGCGCCCGCCCGGTGCTCGCCGAGGTGCGCCGCCGGCTGGCGACCGGCCGGCTCGACCACGCCGCGCTCGACGCCCTGGCCGCCGACGCCCGGGCGCACGCCACCGGCTACCGCACCGTCCGCTGGCAGGGCGACACCCCCGAGGAGTACGCCGCCGACGTGGCCTACCTCGACGGCCGGCTGATGACCGACGCGCCGCTGGGCGAACTGGAATGGGAGCCGGAGCAGGTGGACGTCGCTCGGTTGCGGGGCACCGAACGGGCGCTGGACGCCCGGGGCCGCCGGCGCTACCACCATGCGGCCGTGCACGCCGCGACCGGCCGGGTGGTCGCCTGGACCCTGATCGACCTGGGTCCGAGCGCCGACTGGCACGCGTTCCAGCAGATCACCATCGTCGACCCGGCGCACCGGGGGCACCGGCTCGGCCTGCTCACCAAGGTGGAGAACCTGCGCTGGGTGCTCGGCCACGAGCCGGCGCTGCGGGTGATCGACACCTGGAACGCCGCCGAGAACCGACACATGATCACGATCAACGAGCAGCTCGGGTTCCGCCCGGTCGACGCCTGGACGGACTGGCAGCTCACTCTCTGA